In Emys orbicularis isolate rEmyOrb1 chromosome 12, rEmyOrb1.hap1, whole genome shotgun sequence, one genomic interval encodes:
- the LOC135887239 gene encoding olfactory receptor 11A1-like: protein MADVERGNQSDVTEFILRGFRILYPFQIGPFVLVLLTYFTTMAGNTLIIVTILIDRGLHTPMYFFLGNLSFLDIWYTSNIVPKMLQGFLAEKGVVISFSGCVTQLYIFGSQAATEILLLTVMAYDRYLAICNPLRYTALMNARVCVELASCSWLGGFLFNPVIMAWIYRLRFCGPNEIDHFFCDFMPLVKLSCSDTHLITLAAFLLSSTATLIPFLLTLTSYAFIIMAIVKNPSSTGRRKAFSTCTSHLIVVSTFYGALAMVYMVPTASAAINLNKIFSLLYSLVTPLLNPLVYSLRNKDVNDALRTMATRLLDFRRR, encoded by the coding sequence ATGGCAGATGTTGAGAGGGGAAACCAAAGCGACGTTACAGAATTCATCCTCCGCGGGTTCAGGATCCTCTACCCATTCCAAATAGGTCCCTTTGTGCTGGTTCTGCTAACGTACTTCACCACCATGGCTGGGAACACCCTGATCATTGTCACCATTCTGATTGACCGAggccttcacacccccatgtatttcttcctggggaacttgtccttcTTGGATATCTGGTACACGTCCAACATCGTCCCCAAAATGCTGCAAGGTTTCCTGGCTGAGAAGGGTGTGGTGATCTCCTTCAGTGGCTGTGTCACGCAGCTTTATATCTTTGGCTCCCAGGCAGCCACCGAGATCCTCCTGCTAACGGTGATGGCCTACGATCGCTACTTGGCAATATGCAACCCGCTGCGTTACACGGCCCTCATGAATGCGAGGGTGTGCGTTGAGCTGGCTTCCTGCTCTTGGCTGGGTGGCTTCCTCTTCAACCCGGTGATAATGGCCTGGATTTACAGGCTACGTTTCTGTGGCCctaatgaaattgaccatttcttctgtgacttCATGCCCCTGGTCAAGCTGTCGTGCAGTGACACCCACCTGATCACCTTAGCAGCATTCTTACTCTCCTCTACAGCcaccctgatccccttcctgctAACCCTGACATCCTACGCATTCATCATCATGGCAATAGTAAAAAACCCTTCCAGCACTGGGAGGCGGaaggccttctccacctgcacctcccacctTATCGTGGTCAGTACTTTCTATGGGGCTCTGGCCATGGTCTACATGGTGCCGACGGCCAGTGCAGCCATCAACCTAAACAAAATATTCTCCCTTCTCTACAGCCTGGTCACCCCATTGCTCAACCCCCTGGTCTACTCCCTGAGAAACAAGGATGTGAATGATGCCCTGAGGACAATGGCCACTAGACTGTTGGATTTTCGAAGGAGATAG
- the LOC135886001 gene encoding olfactory receptor 10AG1-like, with amino-acid sequence MASGNHTTTPGFILLGFSNLTNLQGLLFVVFLVIYMVILLGNGVIVVVTVLDSALQTPMYFFLGNLSFVEICYSSVTLPKMMASCLAEDGSISFTGCAAQMYFFLLLAGTECFLLTAMAYDRYVAICNPLRYTLIVNREICATMVAGSWLVSILLHFGQTYLVFSLPFCGSHEINHFFCDVPPLLELSCVDTYRNKMVIFMAVLLFLIIPFFLIVISYIKIARTILKIPSAQGRRKAFSTCSSHLIVVTLFYGSGMIVYLEPKSKESVDTDKLLSLFYTIVTPMFNPFIYSLRNKEVKAALRKLVGRK; translated from the coding sequence ATGGCGAGTGGAAATCACACCACAACACCTGGCTTCATCCTCTTGGGCTTCTCCAACCTCACAAACCTGCAGGGTTTGCTCTTCGTGGTCTTCCTGGTCATCTACATGGTGATCCTGCTTGGGAATGGTGTCATTGTCGTGGTCACGGTGCTGGATTCTGCCCTTCAaacccccatgtatttcttcctcggGAACTTGTCCTTTGTGGAGATCTGCTACTCCTCTGTCACCCTACCCAAGATGATGGCCAGTTGCCTGGCAGAGGATGGAAGCATCTCATTCACCGGCTGTGCTGcccagatgtattttttccttttactagCTGGCACAGAGTGTTTCCTTCTGACAGCCATGGCCTATGACCGTTACGTGGCCATATGTAACCCCTTGCGTTACACACTTATTGTGAACAGGGAGATTTGTGCTACAATGGTAGCTGGGTCCTGGCTTGTCAGCATCCTGCTACATTTTGGGCAGACGTATTTGGTGTTTTCTTTGCCCTTCTGTGGGTCTCATGAAAttaaccatttcttctgtgatgtCCCCCCTCTGCTGGAGCTGTCCTGCGTGGACACCTACAGGAATAAAATGGTTATCTTCATGGCAGTCCTGCTATTCCTAATCATCCCCTTTTTCTTGATAGTTATTTCTTATATTAAAATTGCCAGGACAATTTTGAAGATCCCGTCAGCCCAGGGCAGGCGCaaggccttctccacctgctcctcacaCCTCATTGTGGTGACTCTGTTCTATGGCTCTGGCATGATTGTGTATTTAGAACCAAAGTCAAAGGAGTCAGTGGACACCGACAAACTGCTCTCACTGTTCTACACCATTGTGACTCCAATGTTCAATCCCTTCATATATAGTCTGAGGAACAAGGAAGTGAAAGCTGCCCTAAGGAAATTAGTAGGGAGAAAATGA